A single genomic interval of Kogia breviceps isolate mKogBre1 chromosome 6, mKogBre1 haplotype 1, whole genome shotgun sequence harbors:
- the TADA2B gene encoding transcriptional adapter 2-beta isoform X1 gives MFLTQQAAPWHAHVYGLREDMAAHVGASRTPQEVMEHYVSMYIHGNLGKACIPDTIPNRVTDHTCPSGGPLSPSLTTPLPPLDISVAEQQQLGYMPLRDDYEIEYDQDAETLISGLSVNYDDDDVEIELKRAHVDMYVRKLKERQRRKNIARDYNLVPAFLGKDRKEKEKTAKRKVTKEERELRLKLRPLYQFMSCREFDDLFENMHKEKMLRAKIRELQRYRRNGITKMEESAEYEAARHKREKRKENKNTAGSKRGKEDGKDGEFAAIENLPGFELLSDREKVLCSSVNLSPARYVTVKTIIIKDHLQKRQGIPSKSRLPSYLDKVLKKRILNFLTESGWISRDAS, from the exons ATGTTCCTCACCCAGCAGGCTGCCCCCTGGCACGCGCACGTCTACGGGTTGCGT GAGGATATGGCTGCTCACGTCGGCGCTTCCCGGACTCCCCAGGAAGTGATGGAGCATTATGTAAGCATGTACATCCACGGAAACCTGGGGAAAGCCTGCATCCCCGACACCATCCCCAATCGGGTGACAGACCACACCTGCCCCAGTGGAGGCCCCCTGTCTCCCAGCCTCACCACCCCCTTGCCTCCCCTAGACATCTCGGTGGCCGAGCAGCAGCAGCTGGGCTACATGCCGCTGCGGGACGACTACGAGATCGAGTACGACCAGGACGCCGAGACGCTCATCAGCGGGCTCTCGGTCAACTACGACGACGACGACGTGGAGATCGAGCTGAAGCGCGCGCACGTGGACATGTACGTACGGAAGCTCAAGGAGCGGCAGCGGCGCAAGAACATCGCGCGCGACTACAACCTGGTACCCGCCTTCCTGGGCAAggacaggaaggagaaggagaagacgGCCAAGCGCAAGGTCACCAAGGAGGAGAGGGAGCTGCGGCTGAAGCTGCGGCCGCTCTACCAGTTCATGTCCTGCAGGGAGTTCGACGACCTGTTTGAAAACATGCACAAGGAGAAGATGCTGCGCGCCAAGATCCGCGAGCTGCAGCGGTACCGGCGCAACGGCATCACCAAGATGGAGGAGTCGGCCGAGTACGAGGCGGCCCGGCACAAGCGGGAGAAGCGCAAGGAGAACAAGAACACGGCCGGCTCCAAGCGGGGGAAGGAGGACGGCAAGGACGGCGAGTTCGCCGCCATCGAGAACCTGCCCGGCTTCGAGCTGCTGTCGGACCGCGAGAAGGTGCTCTGCAGCTCCGTGAACCTGAGCCCCGCTCGCTACGTGACCGTGAAGACCATCATCATCAAGGACCACCTCCAGAAGCGGCAGGGCATCCCCTCCAAAAGCCGCCTGCCCAGCTACCTGGACAAGGTCCTGAAGAAAAGGATTTTAAACTTCCTCACGGAGAGTGGCTGGATTTCCAGGGATGCTTCCTGA
- the TADA2B gene encoding transcriptional adapter 2-beta isoform X2 produces MAELGKKYCVYCLAEVSPLRFRCTECQDIELCPECFSAGAEIGHHRRYHGYQLVDGGRFTLWGPEAEGGWTSREEQLLLDAIEQFGFGNWEDMAAHVGASRTPQEVMEHYVSMYIHGNLGKACIPDTIPNRVTDHTCPSGGPLSPSLTTPLPPLDISVAEQQQLGYMPLRDDYEIEYDQDAETLISGLSVNYDDDDVEIELKRAHVDMYVRKLKERQRRKNIARDYNLVPAFLGKDRKEKEKTAKRKVTKEERELRLKLRPLYQFMSCREFDDLFENMHKEKMLRAKIRELQRYRRNGITKMEESAEYEAARHKREKRKENKNTAGSKRGKEDGKDGEFAAIENLPGFELLSDREKVLCSSVNLSPARYVTVKTIIIKDHLQKRQGIPSKSRLPSYLDKVLKKRILNFLTESGWISRDAS; encoded by the exons ATGGCGGAGCTCGGTAAGAAGTACTGCGTGTACTGCCTGGCCGAGGTGAGCCCGCTGCGCTTCCGCTGCACCGAGTGCCAGGACATCGAGCTGTGTCCAGAGTGCTTCTCGGCCGGTGCCGAGATCGGCCACCACCGCCGCTACCACGGCTACCAGCTGGTGGACGGCGGGCGCTTCACGCTGTGGGGGCCCGAGGCCGAGGGCGGCTGGACCAGCCGCGAGGAGCAGCTTTTGCTGGATGCCATCGAGCAGTTCGGCTTCGGAAACTGG GAGGATATGGCTGCTCACGTCGGCGCTTCCCGGACTCCCCAGGAAGTGATGGAGCATTATGTAAGCATGTACATCCACGGAAACCTGGGGAAAGCCTGCATCCCCGACACCATCCCCAATCGGGTGACAGACCACACCTGCCCCAGTGGAGGCCCCCTGTCTCCCAGCCTCACCACCCCCTTGCCTCCCCTAGACATCTCGGTGGCCGAGCAGCAGCAGCTGGGCTACATGCCGCTGCGGGACGACTACGAGATCGAGTACGACCAGGACGCCGAGACGCTCATCAGCGGGCTCTCGGTCAACTACGACGACGACGACGTGGAGATCGAGCTGAAGCGCGCGCACGTGGACATGTACGTACGGAAGCTCAAGGAGCGGCAGCGGCGCAAGAACATCGCGCGCGACTACAACCTGGTACCCGCCTTCCTGGGCAAggacaggaaggagaaggagaagacgGCCAAGCGCAAGGTCACCAAGGAGGAGAGGGAGCTGCGGCTGAAGCTGCGGCCGCTCTACCAGTTCATGTCCTGCAGGGAGTTCGACGACCTGTTTGAAAACATGCACAAGGAGAAGATGCTGCGCGCCAAGATCCGCGAGCTGCAGCGGTACCGGCGCAACGGCATCACCAAGATGGAGGAGTCGGCCGAGTACGAGGCGGCCCGGCACAAGCGGGAGAAGCGCAAGGAGAACAAGAACACGGCCGGCTCCAAGCGGGGGAAGGAGGACGGCAAGGACGGCGAGTTCGCCGCCATCGAGAACCTGCCCGGCTTCGAGCTGCTGTCGGACCGCGAGAAGGTGCTCTGCAGCTCCGTGAACCTGAGCCCCGCTCGCTACGTGACCGTGAAGACCATCATCATCAAGGACCACCTCCAGAAGCGGCAGGGCATCCCCTCCAAAAGCCGCCTGCCCAGCTACCTGGACAAGGTCCTGAAGAAAAGGATTTTAAACTTCCTCACGGAGAGTGGCTGGATTTCCAGGGATGCTTCCTGA
- the CFAP184 gene encoding cilia- and flagella-associated protein 184, whose translation MDDRSDHPGDPEKEDGAVESLASRLSGTKTSSGPQSPAEPAEPEPEAVEASEEGAEPAESQERPAATEVAGEKGPGEPEWPAEAEPGDLAEAGPEEPAKPEPEGGPEEPEKEVRELKEEWEDKEEEEAEVAPEPRRKKIPSQVSLQQATAGKEEAAPDGEAEREGQLAEEGGESEESEKQLVQGGRAKTEDELGDLDEGLELESYDWTEEVQKPQEQQLRAELLGQFRSLTAERNRYQRYSIDLQHRIFEALRKKGLDAAEAPEKGLDAAEAPDKEQAYLHHLAMLEDLRKQESDDLRWYHRELDQLKQQCKEKLSRVEKEWRRLQALKKQVVMQAMGSCRMRGGRQAALREVEQIQALENKKEKEISAVRLENVQLKQSLVHFENRMRAQEDLTEGLLLIDFEQLKIENQTFNEKVEERNEELLKLRSKVTNNVQVITHVKEKLHFVDIENACKKSELMEIEAQVALKRDILTKTKQARDSLRIDNIKLNQKCGLLGKEALLRDMEEKADRTEELSQRLEALKHHHAGLILSCRGVKQKIREAEAFLPS comes from the coding sequence ATGGACGACCGCTCCGACCACCCTGGGGACCCCGAGAAGGAAGATGGAGCTGTGGAGAGCCTGGCTTCACGGCTGTCCGGAACCAAAACCAGCTCTGGCCCCCAGTCCCCGGCCGAACCTgcggagccggagccggaggCCGTAGAGGCTTCAGAGGAAGGCGCCGAGCCGGCCGAGTCCCAGGAACGGCCGGCAGCCACCGAGGTTGCTGGCGAGAAGGGGCCCGGAGAGCCGGAGTGGCCGGCCGAGGCCGAGCCAGGGGACCTGGCGGAGGCCGGGCCTGAGGAGCCAGCCAAGCCGGAGCCCGAAGGCGGCCCCGAGGAACCAGAGAAGGAGGTGCGGGAGTTGAAGGAGGAGTGGGaggacaaggaggaggaggaggcggaggtGGCGCCAGAGCCGAGGAGGAAGAAAATCCCGTCGCAGGTCTCTCTGCAGCAGGCCACGGCCGGCAAGGAAGAGGCTGCGCCAGACGGAGAGGCTGAGCGCGAAGGACAGCTggcggaggaaggaggagagagcgaggagagcgagaagcagctTGTGCAAGGAGGCCGGGCGAAAACCGAGGACGAGCTGGGGGATTTGGACGAGGGACTCGAGCTTGAGAGTTACGACTGGACTGAGGAGGTGCAGAAGCCGCAGGAGCAGCAGCTGCGCGCCGAGCTCCTGGGACAGTTCCGCTCCCTGACGGCGGAGCGGAACCGCTACCAGCGCTACAGCATCGACCTGCAGCACAGGATCTTCGAGGCGCTGCGCAAGAAGGGCCTGGATGCAGCCGAGGCGCCCGAGAAGGGCCTGGATGCAGCCGAGGCCCCCGACAAAGAGCAAGCATACCTACACCATCTGGCCATGCTGGAGGATCTGAGGAAGCAGGAGTCAGATGACCTGCGCTGGTACCACCGCGAGCTGGACCAGCTGAAGCAGCAGTGCAAAGAGAAGCTCTCCCGGGTGGAGAAGGAATGGCGACGCTTGCAGGCACTCAAGAAGCAGGTGGTGATGCAGGCCATGGGCAGCTGTCGGATGAGGGGTGGTCGCCAGGCTGCCCTGCGAGAGGTGGAGCAGATCCAGGCATTGGAGaataagaaggagaaggagataaGCGCTGTGAGGCTAGAGAACGTGCAGCTGAAGCAGAGTTTGGTGCATTTTGAAAACAGGATGAGGGCCCAGGAGGACCTGACAGAGGGCCTGCTCCTGATAGATTTTGAACAGCTTAAGATTGAGAACCAGACCTTCAATGAGAAAGTCGAGGAACGAAATGAGGAGCTTTTGAAACTGCGCAGCAAGGTGACCAACAACGTGCAAGTAATAACCCATGTGAAGGAAAAGTTACACTTTGTGGACATAGAAAATGCGTGTAAAAAGTCAGAGCTTATGGAGATTGAGGCTCAGGTGGCCCTAAAGAGGGACATCTTGACCAAGACTAAGCAAGCCCGAGACAGCCTGCGGATTGACAACATCAAGCTGAATCAGAAGTGCGGGCTTCTGGGCAAGGAAGCACTCCTTCGGGACATGGAAGAGAAGGCGGACAGGACTGAAGAGCTCAGCCAGCGCCTGGAAGCCCTGAAGCACCATCACGCTGGGCTTATTCTGTCCTGCAGAGGCGTGAAGCAGAAGATCAGGGAGGCCGAAGCCTTTCTGCCTTCTTGA